Proteins from one Primulina huaijiensis isolate GDHJ02 chromosome 18, ASM1229523v2, whole genome shotgun sequence genomic window:
- the LOC140964142 gene encoding uncharacterized protein has protein sequence MFVTPPSSTPRRKRKVSSEEFVDVEKKDNTPGKVFMNEFKVKSDFCGHEEAVDEERKLLTNFLARKELDVVVWQDKFMRLIGPIFCHFLFGDPVASEIINVYMRIMQKQSFEHGFEIYCMYTIVQDKVVTKLQEYGKRRMVH, from the exons aTGTTTGTGACCCCGCCTAGCTCAACACCTAGACGTAAGAGGAAGGTGAGTTCAGAA GAATTTGTAGATGTTGAGAAAAAAGACAATACTCCTGGCAAAGTTTTCATGAATGAATTCAAAGTTAAATCTGATTTTTGTGGGCATGAAGAAGCAGTTGATGAAGAGAGGAAATTGTTGACAAACTTTCTTGCTAGGAAAGAATTGGA TGTTGTCGTTTGGCAAGATAAGTTCATGAGGTTAATTGGACCGATATTCTGTCATTTTCTGTTTGGTGATCCTGTTGCGTCAGAGATAATTAATGTTTACATGAGAATTATGCAAAAGCAAAGTTTCGAgcatggatttgaaatttattgcATGTACACGATTGTGCAG GACAAAGTGGTTACGAAGTTGCAAGAATATGGGAAAAGAAGGATGGTACACTAG